From Variimorphobacter saccharofermentans, one genomic window encodes:
- a CDS encoding nitroreductase family protein yields MASMDGDIRAHSMLDFIKSRRSTRRFKEKIVPEEILHQVIEAGRYAPSGGNSQSTHFIVIQKKQVLDKLADLAREEFAKMEIQENTYKSLVNSINASKKGNYVFHYNCPVLIITANKKDYGNNIADCACALENMMLMANALDLGSVWINQLRWLNENPVILNVMKELGLEEDERVYGALALGYPDTQDGLPVRTPLDRTGNIVTYI; encoded by the coding sequence ATGGCGAGCATGGATGGAGATATAAGAGCTCATAGCATGCTGGATTTTATTAAAAGTCGAAGAAGTACTCGAAGGTTCAAAGAGAAAATAGTTCCTGAGGAAATCCTTCATCAGGTGATTGAAGCAGGAAGATATGCTCCAAGTGGAGGAAATTCTCAAAGCACTCATTTTATTGTAATTCAGAAAAAACAGGTGCTGGATAAGCTGGCTGACTTGGCCAGAGAAGAATTTGCAAAGATGGAGATTCAGGAGAATACCTATAAATCCCTGGTAAATTCTATTAATGCATCAAAGAAAGGCAATTATGTATTTCACTATAATTGTCCTGTTCTTATTATTACGGCTAATAAGAAAGATTATGGGAATAATATAGCTGACTGCGCCTGCGCGCTTGAGAATATGATGTTAATGGCTAATGCACTGGATTTGGGTAGTGTGTGGATTAATCAGTTGAGATGGTTGAATGAAAATCCCGTAATCCTGAATGTTATGAAAGAACTCGGCCTGGAAGAAGATGAGCGTGTATATGGAGCATTAGCTTTGGGGTATCCTGATACACAGGACGGTTTGCCGGTCAGAACACCCCTTGATCGAACGGGAAATATAGTAACTTATATATAA